The Caproicibacterium lactatifermentans genome contains a region encoding:
- a CDS encoding inorganic phosphate transporter: MITFSTFLQQIASNPPFLITVLLVLAAIMVNGGTDAPNAIATTVSTRSMSPRAAIGMAAVCNLLGIIIMTRLCPTVAETIYKMVDFGTDSHNALIALCAAMIAIVVWGGVAWAFGIPTSQSHSLIAGLTGAAIAVHNGLNGIHWNEWVKVLYGLALSAVLGFGLGWLICKLTEVICRNMDRRKTGHFFKGAQIFGGATMAFMHGAQDGQKFISVFLMGLLLANGHTASAGAQLQIPFWIMVICSLAMALGTATGGYRIIKSVGMNMVKLERYQGFAADMAGAVCLLISSLTGWPVSTTHTKTTAIMGVGAAKRMSAVNWGVAKDMAMTWIMTFPGCGLIGYVVSKVLIAVL; the protein is encoded by the coding sequence ATGATTACTTTTTCCACTTTTCTGCAGCAGATTGCCAGCAATCCGCCGTTCCTTATTACGGTGCTGCTTGTTTTAGCTGCAATTATGGTCAACGGTGGTACAGATGCGCCGAATGCGATTGCTACAACCGTTTCTACACGTTCCATGTCGCCGCGGGCGGCAATTGGAATGGCGGCTGTCTGCAATCTATTGGGCATTATCATTATGACTCGGCTGTGTCCCACTGTTGCTGAAACCATTTATAAAATGGTCGACTTTGGCACGGATTCACACAACGCCCTTATCGCGCTGTGCGCTGCTATGATTGCGATTGTTGTATGGGGCGGCGTCGCGTGGGCCTTTGGTATTCCTACCAGCCAGAGTCACTCGCTGATAGCTGGCCTGACGGGCGCTGCGATTGCTGTACACAATGGACTGAATGGTATCCACTGGAACGAGTGGGTGAAGGTCCTGTATGGGCTGGCATTGTCCGCTGTACTTGGCTTTGGGCTGGGCTGGCTTATCTGCAAGCTGACCGAAGTAATCTGCCGCAATATGGACCGCCGCAAAACGGGACATTTCTTTAAGGGTGCACAGATTTTCGGTGGTGCAACGATGGCTTTCATGCACGGCGCGCAGGATGGGCAGAAGTTTATCAGCGTGTTCCTGATGGGCCTTCTGCTGGCAAACGGCCATACGGCTTCCGCCGGGGCACAGCTGCAGATTCCATTTTGGATTATGGTTATTTGTTCTTTGGCTATGGCACTGGGTACTGCGACTGGCGGCTACCGCATTATTAAGTCCGTGGGCATGAATATGGTCAAGCTGGAACGCTACCAGGGCTTTGCGGCAGATATGGCCGGCGCTGTGTGTCTGCTGATTTCCAGCCTGACCGGCTGGCCAGTCAGCACAACGCATACCAAAACAACAGCCATCATGGGTGTAGGTGCTGCCAAACGAATGTCAGCAGTTAACTGGGGTGTGGCGAAAGATATGGCCATGACATGGATTATGACATTCCCCGGCTGCGGTCTGATTGGCTATGTTGTGTCTAAAGTGCTTATCGCAGTTCTCTGA
- a CDS encoding HAD family hydrolase, which produces MPIQNIIFDMGQVLLDYCPERYTKAFLPDSAGTDDCHLVTHVLFGGKTWQQLDAGQITETEAIHTLLPQLPPHLRRPARELFYGWQSYIRPIPETNELALELHRAGYKIYILSNTGVRLHVYSFRIPAFQIMDGAVYSADVQQVKPDPAIYQTLLFRYSLQAEECFFIDDNPDNIAAAKALGLQTHCFQHGYRALETDLHRAGVQWKEQ; this is translated from the coding sequence ATGCCGATTCAAAACATCATTTTCGATATGGGGCAGGTCCTGCTTGATTACTGTCCAGAACGCTACACAAAGGCTTTTCTGCCCGATTCGGCAGGCACAGATGACTGTCATCTGGTGACACATGTTCTGTTCGGCGGCAAAACATGGCAGCAGCTAGATGCTGGCCAAATTACCGAAACAGAGGCTATTCATACCTTGCTTCCACAGCTGCCGCCGCATCTGCGCCGGCCGGCCCGGGAACTTTTCTACGGCTGGCAGTCCTATATTCGGCCGATACCCGAAACAAACGAACTGGCGCTGGAACTGCACCGTGCAGGTTATAAGATTTATATTCTCAGCAACACAGGCGTGCGCCTGCACGTTTACAGCTTCCGTATTCCGGCGTTTCAAATTATGGACGGTGCCGTGTATTCGGCGGACGTTCAGCAGGTAAAACCAGACCCCGCGATTTATCAAACGCTGCTTTTCCGCTACTCCCTGCAGGCGGAAGAATGTTTTTTTATCGATGACAACCCTGACAACATCGCCGCCGCCAAAGCGCTCGGTCTGCAGACGCATTGCTTCCAGCACGGATACCGTGCACTGGAAACAGACCTGCATCGGGCCGGTGTGCAGTGGAAGGAACAGTAA
- a CDS encoding DUF47 domain-containing protein produces the protein MSKKTSPYYDSFVTQMKYACQAAKKLQDILQHFNIENLPQKQEEMHMIEHAADQEKHTMMNQLAREFITPIEREDIIDLAQALDEVTDKIEDVLMRIYMYHINDIRPEALEFANLIVQCCDHLLAAMQEFYNFRKQTHIHEHVVEVNTLEESGDKLYIDTVHQLYGEDGKTAVKIGWVRAFDRFEDCCDGCEQVANLLESIIMKNT, from the coding sequence GTGTCGAAAAAAACCAGTCCTTATTATGACAGTTTCGTAACGCAGATGAAATACGCCTGTCAGGCGGCTAAAAAGCTGCAGGATATTCTGCAGCACTTTAATATCGAAAACCTGCCGCAGAAGCAGGAAGAAATGCACATGATTGAGCATGCAGCGGACCAGGAAAAGCATACCATGATGAATCAGCTTGCCCGCGAATTCATTACGCCGATTGAGCGGGAAGATATCATTGACCTTGCGCAGGCACTGGACGAAGTGACCGACAAGATTGAAGATGTTCTCATGCGTATTTATATGTACCACATTAACGATATCCGTCCGGAAGCGCTGGAGTTTGCAAATTTGATTGTACAGTGCTGTGACCACCTGTTGGCTGCCATGCAGGAGTTTTACAACTTCCGCAAGCAGACACATATTCACGAACATGTGGTGGAGGTCAACACGCTGGAGGAAAGCGGCGATAAACTGTACATTGACACCGTTCATCAGCTGTACGGTGAAGACGGCAAGACAGCGGTGAAGATTGGCTGGGTACGGGCTTTTGACCGCTTTGAGGATTGCTGTGATGGCTGCGAACAGGTGGCAAACCTGCTGGAAAGTATCATTATGAAAAATACCTGA